The DNA window AGTCAATTTTTTACCAAATGGtcattttaaattctaaattggCAATGTAGTTTGAATCTAATTCATAACTTAATGAATGCATATATGAGAATGGCAtaagtagttgaaatggttaaATGGTTAGAAATCTGGAAATTGTCATATGTATTAAAGTTGAGATGATGATTTTAtgtaatgtatatgtatataagataCTAAATGTTAGAAATAAGCATATGAGACTGGTATCTTTGCCGAAATGGCTGAATTAAGGTAATGGATTGTTTGTTTAAGTGTTATGAATTGGCACCATTTGGAACTTTTAAAAATAGACGGTCACGTCGCGATGAGGAAATCGATAGTGAATTGCGTCGAGACCTAGAACCCCCCAAAGTCGCGACGTCAATCcgatagtttaaaatttttacattttagtcctaatTCTACCTCAGGCTACCAAAACGACTATCGTGAGCTCGTATAAGACCTAGATATGATTGAAAAACATGTCGTGATTGTTTAATGTATTTAATAGCATGTgtaaatgtttaaattgaatcGTAGTTGGTCGTAGTTGCTTTGGCAACAAATGTAGCATATTGTAACTCGGATTCGGCAAtcgagtcgagtatgaggtgttacagaATTAATCTCAAACATCATTTAAAGTACATGAGATAAATCCGTattaaaatcacattttattatTACCATTAGACCTATAGTTTGTTGGCAATTCTTTACTTTTCTCTTCataaggaaaggaaataatagtTGATTCTACTACATTTTCAAACTTTAGATTTAGCATGGATTTGAAAATCTGAAATTCAGGCTTAAAAGGAAAGGATAATACCATATTAGGTAGGACGATTATTTCTTTTCCACTTGTTTTGTCACGAGCTAACTATAAACTAATAAAAAGTAATAATTTTTAACCACTTATATGACTTGTTTGCAGCAAATctaatttcaattataaatttgtattaattattttttatttaaagtttgTAGAGGatatgataatatatattttatcatgtttttattattttaaattattatatatttcaatacttcaataatttatattaattttttaaggtaaaattcatttaaattagAGGGAGCAAAcaaagaccaaaaaaaaaagggataCTAATCCCAAGTCGATAGGCTTATCTTATACATCAGATCTTGTATCCTAATAATTTATgttaattcaaatttcaaaagtCCATATATTGATTGGTTATTTTTCTGTATCATCACATAGGGATGAGTAACATTCGACTCGACTcggcaaaataaaaaataagttcaaatttcaaactattcaaattaaattaatcgagttaattgaatcaactcgaatatttttttaaatttcaaatttgaatcgagttgaattttcgaactcgaataactcaaataattcgaataagcTAAATATCAAATCCTTTTACTTCCCTTCCCTCCAAACCCCACCCCCCTCTCCAAACCCTTTTACTTTTCCCAAAAaaatttactttccctcaaacccTCAAAACATTTTTCCTATTACttttccctaaaacttttacttctTCCAAACTCTAAAAacattttttcttttgcttttcctcaaaacttttacttctccaaacctcaaaaacttttttttgaatttatatatattatttatattattaaattaaatttcacattttgtactgTTTATATTATTGAATGGTTTAATCATGTTGAacctttataaatttttattaaaattgaattatcaatgatgccataaaatatttgtgttaaaattttctattggtattaatttcacattttatctttaaaataaattttattaaaaaaaatcacattttttacatttaacatattttttaattccaaaatacacggtgacaagaatcagaagataattgaaactAAGCAAGCAAGTAAGCTAAcccatatataaaagattaacaaataaattacaagaggatgaaagttaataacaaatttgattacagtGGGTGGCAGCGGCTACAAGGAATCAAagtcatttttttttaatttaactcaaacaaatatattcgatttgaattccatctcactcgactcgatttgagaaaattttaaattgagttaggataataaaatatgattcgtcaacttgattaactcgaaatattttcattcgattcgatcgaacactCACCCCAAACATCCTATacatttttgattatttttaattatgtcagaaattattaaatctaaatttaagACTAAAGATGGGGTATAAAATATAAATCTAACTGGCCTTACCTAACTTATgtagtttaataattttagtgttgGATGCTGTAATTTCAGGTACGCTAATAGTGTAATACTGTCATCATTTACCCAACCAGCAAATGAAGCAATAAGAACCAAGCTTTGCAAAcaaaaaacaataataacaaaatcatagaaaaataaataacccAAATGGAcaataattcaacaaattaaattaaatccgCCTATTAGGGTCTACCATTGAATTTCACCTCTAAATTGTGTTAATAAGTAATACAACTTTCGCTACTTTGTCGATCTCTTCTTTAGTGGGTCTTAAACTCTTCCTTTCATGCTATAGAGTTTAGACCCTTCTAAATCAAAAACCCCATTTAAATACTATTAAGTATCGTTACCTTACAATCTTGATTCTTTGTAATAGTTGGTATTTATCGTATTTCATTCGTTTCTTCTTTTCCATTGTCAAGttatattttaccattttaaagaCAACTTTAAAAGAAAATCAAGTCATCTGATAGTGAATTTCGATTTTTCTCACTGCCTTCTAgaccaaataaaataattaatccGCTATTGTATAAATGaattattatcattactattgtatttaatatttcatatttggtaatttttgttttcattctCTCTGTCGTATTAAAGGCGCAGCCGTTACATTCGTAATATCGCGGCGGCCATTTATAAAGAGCTTGCAGAAACCCCTTCATTAAACCCTTTTCTTTTTAGGTATAGATATTAGCACATAACATTCGAAggaaaatgatgatgatgatgatgatgagagaGAACAACCAATTTGCTGCACAAAATGAGGGTGGTGGGTCCTTAGGTAACAATGGGAGGAACAACGGCGGTGTTGGTGTTGGAAGAGAAGGCGAGATAGTGTTGAAAAAGGGGCCATGGACGGCGACGGAGGATGCGGTGTTGGCGGGGTACGTGAGGAGGCATGGTGAAGGGAATTGGAATGCTGTGCGAAAGAACACAGGGTTGGCACGTTGTGGGAAGAGTTGTAGGCTTAGATGGGCTAACCATTTAAGACCAAACTTGAAGAAGGGATCTTTTTCTCCTGAAGAAGAAAGGATTATTATTGAGTTGCATGCTAAGATGGGGAATAGATGGGCTCGTATGGCTACTCAGGTAATCAttattaattttctaaaaattagcTAGAAATTTTTacatttagtatttaatatttgatttagtTTTTCCTATTCTTTgcctctttttaatttctttcttgGTGATGAGTTCTTGTATTGAATTGGAGATTTTGTTAATAATCTGGGTGGGGTGGTAAAGCcttcaaattttttgaaaaaattcatttttcttttgaaattttttgaaagctTTAGTTAgactttaaatttttgaaaaatcttattatgcttttcaaatatttttttttaaaaatagttaaattattctaaaatttttggaaattctcattaattttacaaaaattttaattagacttttcattttttttaaaatcccattaaactcttaaaatttttaattggacTTCCAAAATTCCAAAACTTAGTCTCAAGAACTGCCATTGAATCTGGACTTTTAGTATTTTATGTTTTTCTAAGCTAGCTAGCTGTTTTAGAACTTTGAGAACAAAATTTTAGTTatatttttctaaacttttttgtttggtttttggaaTGTATGTCGTATGACTAGCTGTAGAACACATAAAATACAGTTCTAATACAATAATTTTGATACATACAAAAAACCAGTGTAATGGACATAATATAACACTTAATTTAATCAAGGCATGCTTAatatttgtcaatttttttatatgtataataactTAGTTGCAAATAGCTTTGCTCAAGTCTTAAGACTTTGAGTGTTCAAGTTCATTTTCATTAGAAGTATTTAAACATGTATGGATCCTCTTAATTTTCATTGTGTGTAGCTTTTGTCTAGTTTTTTAGTCTACGTCCGAATGTATTATGATTATCAGTCAATTTATTTGTGCTTTATGATAGTTTGATTCAGGTAGCTAAGGGTGAAAGCCTTACCGAAAGTCATGCTTTTAGCacttgaaatttataaaattttaagttaataaatagaaaaaattataatttagctctcgaataataaaattttgatttaatcttttttttaagaatatataACTTGATTTTGgcctcttaaaaaaaatttaaaacacccCTACTAGTTGTAACTATATAAATGTATTGATTGTAATTACTGTTGATTGTAGTTATACAAATATATTACTTGTAATTATACCTTTAATAAATAATTGATGTTAATTTATAGTCAAACAACATGTTAAGTATCTCTATTAGAGCTTGGTTTTCAATTACCTGTGATTGATAACTCTATTTTTGCTTACATTGAGAATGTAGCTTCCAGGAAGAACAGACAATGAAATCAAGAACTATTGGAACACAAGGGTGAAGAGAAGGCAACGCCAAGGCCTCCCACTTTACCCACCCGACGTCCAACCCCATTATTCCGAGCACCAGCACCGCCAGCGCCACTCACATCCGTCGTCACCCATCCCTTCTCCTCCGCCAACCACCGAACCCAACTCCTGTTTCTCCTTCCAAACTCCCATAGTGTCTCCTCACACCTCAAACCCCATGCCTCTTCACCCTCTCCACATCCCTCACAGACCACCACCTCAAAACTTCCTTTACAATCCTCATTCAGCCTTAACAACGCCGCCTCCGCCACTCCAAAGCCCGAATTCAGCCTCAACGCCGGCGCCTCTCCCTAGCCCGAACGCTTCAACACCACCCCATATCTCCCCACTCTACTCTCCCCATAACCCACCTCCTTTCCCAACTCTCCCTCTCTTCGATTATCCCAACATCACCACCGACGACGACTTCTTCCATAGCAACAAGCGGTTCAAGCATGACGGACTTCAAAGCAACAACTACTATAACAATCATCTTGATGCTACCAGCTCGAGCTTTACGTTGCCGTTTTCACCAATGCAGCACTATTCGAATGGAATGACACTCGATCTTCCTTCATCATCGAGGACAGCATTTAACCAGGATTCTGGGTGTTTTTACCCGCTGAAAACGGATCTCCGTTCGAACCAAATCAACGACGATGGGATGTTGGAGAATATACTGCAGGAAGCTCGGGAGCTGGCCGCCAATGGCCGCGGTGGCAACAAAGAAATGCCGAAAGAGATGATGAACTCTGcacaaaatgaagaagaagactATTCGAGGCTAATCAACATTGATGGTCTTTCTTCCTTGGGCATGGCGATCCCCGAATGGTGCAACGACAGTGGCGAAAGCTCCGAGCGGCAACCCTCCGTAATAACAGATAATGAAAATCATTTAGCCCTTGATATGCATCAGATAGCTTCATTGTACCCTGCTGATATTTCGCCCAACCATGCTGCCAGGTCTTCGAGCGTTCGATCTTGGGACAAGTTTCCGGGATTGTGCTAATCCATTTTCTCGGGAAAATTTAAGTTTTCGGGTCTGATGTTGATCATTCGGGTCAATGTcggttaaataaaaaaacattataataaTATGTTATTGTTAAGTGAGGTTTCCATTGTTTTGGGGGTTGGATGAGTCAACCCGGCATAAGTTTCGGGTCTCAATGAATGGATCCGATTGTCAGACGTTTCTGGTCCGTTGAACTACCTATAGATTCAATGTTGTTGTTGCTTGTTGGAGTTATGCTTGTTTGATATTTGCTAGTGACTTACTGTTGaatttgattgctttgattaGAGTTGTAATTGTTATCTCTTTATTTTGCGTTTGTTTTTACCCCTTTGCTTATATTAgtataaaatagagttattatttAAGGCTTTCTTTGTTAAAGAGGAAAAAATTTGGAAACTCGAAAGTTGGAGGGACGaagaatataatttttctttttataggtGTGTTTTGTAGGAGAGATGAAAACCTCCATTACTTGATAGaggtgaaaaatgaaaataaaatattttaaaaatacataattttaaacTAACATGCACATCTCTCTTATTTTCTCTCCCATCATTTTAGTTTGGGATGATAGATTTTTACGTTGGGATAGAAAATTATTGTCTCTCCTATTTTCTTTACTCTCACTTTTCTTCCTAACCAAACACacactattttttttatacttttccTTTCCTTCCTCCTATCCCTCCACTTTTTCACTCAATCAAGCACTCATGATTAGAGGTGTTTATGGattgggccgggtttgggttgGGCCCAACAAAAAGTTATATCTGAGTCCAGTTCGGCCCaaaaaacgggcctaaaattttggacaaacaCGActcggataaaaatgctaaaacctgaGTCCGGCGTAGCCCGCCCgtattaatttcttttatattacttttttatatattttttaaaaaatatataatataaaaatactaaaaatattaaaataaatattcccatgaaaataaatttaaaaaatatatatgtatacttaaataacactaagataaacataatttaataagcaaatgtgaaaaatagtaacaaaattaacaataaaacaaaaattataaatccaaataataacaataaaatagtagcaacgtAATTacgaaatggtagcaaaataatgaaaaaaaaaacaataagaaaatgagggaaaagcaataaaaaatagcaacaaaaaaaatagaaggtttttttttcatattcgggctaggctcgggccaaaaaaaatatttttacccaaaccctcccattttttagACGGGCCCACCCGACCCGGCTCATGCGGTGGTTATATAGATAAAATagattcactacaccaaaacagggttttagtggcgtttggataaaaaacgctGCTTaagatcaagcattagcggcgctttacgtaaaacaccgctaaagatcgAGAATTAGCGGTGCTTTCCTGAAATCGCCGCTAAAAATgagaattagcggcgtttgtttaaaaagcgccgcaaaaatccTAAATCCAACGGCATCGTTTTGTTATCTTTCatggatttagcggcgtttttgaataagcgctgctaatgctcagagctttagcggcattttttgaataagcaccgctaatgctcagaGCTTTAACGGCttttttgaagaagcgccgctaatgctcagaggTTTAGCGGCGAAtgtgaagaagcgccgctaatgctcggtttttttagcggcttttttcagaaaacgccgctaatagtCGGGGTTATAGCGGCGTTTCTAGAAAAGCGCAGCAAAAAATTAAGCACAACGCAGCCATTTTATGTTGAGCTGcgttagcggcgcttttttaaaaacgccgcaaataaattaaaaacttttatttatattaattaaaatacaatttatttttaattgaatatttaaattcttcagtaaaaaataatgacacgtagaaaaaaTATGAAAGCAAAAACATAGAaagtatttgttaaaaataaaaaaaaatttaagagactattatttaaaataattttaaagtttattggGTACAGGACTGgtaattgttttttaattaatatattaaatagtttgttatataatcgtaaaatagatagctttaattttaaaatattgaattaatttccATTATAGTTTTGGGTTTATgcatggtttagggtatatgatttaggTGTTAGGATTTAAGGTATAGGGATTATgcatggtttatggtttatggtttaagatttaggagttactatttaaggccgtttatggattatgggtttagtgattatgttTTACGGTTTAGGTTTT is part of the Gossypium hirsutum isolate 1008001.06 chromosome D11, Gossypium_hirsutum_v2.1, whole genome shotgun sequence genome and encodes:
- the LOC121223394 gene encoding transcription factor MYB97, which gives rise to MMMMMMMRENNQFAAQNEGGGSLGNNGRNNGGVGVGREGEIVLKKGPWTATEDAVLAGYVRRHGEGNWNAVRKNTGLARCGKSCRLRWANHLRPNLKKGSFSPEEERIIIELHAKMGNRWARMATQLPGRTDNEIKNYWNTRVKRRQRQGLPLYPPDVQPHYSEHQHRQRHSHPSSPIPSPPPTTEPNSCFSFQTPIVSPHTSNPMPLHPLHIPHRPPPQNFLYNPHSALTTPPPPLQSPNSASTPAPLPSPNASTPPHISPLYSPHNPPPFPTLPLFDYPNITTDDDFFHSNKRFKHDGLQSNNYYNNHLDATSSSFTLPFSPMQHYSNGMTLDLPSSSRTAFNQDSGCFYPLKTDLRSNQINDDGMLENILQEARELAANGRGGNKEMPKEMMNSAQNEEEDYSRLINIDGLSSLGMAIPEWCNDSGESSERQPSVITDNENHLALDMHQIASLYPADISPNHAARSSSVRSWDKFPGLC